A single Lolium perenne isolate Kyuss_39 chromosome 6, Kyuss_2.0, whole genome shotgun sequence DNA region contains:
- the LOC139832457 gene encoding uncharacterized protein encodes MERGKGKEGKGKEAAVDDTQCGGGRRRTRRPERQERKAAGLKINSPDDVPTFEEFDSADPSEEDPSDEVCSDREDRDVKSRHVLRRLRSGEIRYLLGPGRFKCPWCSRKEMPTDFLGMYQHATYTGVGSGQTPAHIRAKHAAYGLFLKKYAPRQ; translated from the exons ATGGAGAGGGGGAAGGGGAAGGAGGGGAAGGGCAAGGAGGCGGCGGTTGACGACACGCA ATGCGGCGGCGGAAGAAGAAGAACCAGAAGACCCGAGAGGCAGGAGAGGAAGGCGGCGGGGCTCAAGATCAACAGCCCCGACGACGTGCCCACCTTCGAAGAATTCGACTCCGCCGACCCGTCCGAG GAGGATCCTTCGGATGAAGTCTGTTCTGACCGGGAGGATAGGGACGTGAAGAGTAGGCATGTTCTCCGCAGGCTTAGGTCTGGGGAGATTCGCTACCTTCTTGGCCCAGGGAGGTTCAAGTGCCCCTGGTGCAGCCGCAAGGAAATGCCGACGGACTTCCTCGGCATGTACCAGCATGCCACCTACACTGGTGTTGGCAGCGGGCAGACACCCGCACACATCAGGGCCAAGCATGCCGCCTACGGCCTCTTCCTCAAGAAGTACGCCCCCAGGCAGTAG